One genomic region from Gopherus flavomarginatus isolate rGopFla2 chromosome 20, rGopFla2.mat.asm, whole genome shotgun sequence encodes:
- the LOC127037943 gene encoding B-cell receptor CD22-like: MLLWVIAGTNQPFALSSAPWRHGCPGVTMRRIIWLLFLPGFLCQCDPPVEVPESLIAWTGACLSIPCRYKSCVVNSIKTKKLIISSLTWYLNPVYDFEKKDFSGTVLYKHNVAISPAFAGHVRFLGDLERDCSLQLSDLRASENGSYGLRLVISNPRKQEEEKKWMTKISVNVMASPPAPQIKAPSELRESIPAQAVCSIAYYCPDYPITLTWVGLGHRTSEPTTRTGSGRTENTLTFTPTWQDHGTNVTCRLNTRAGTPSSDSSVVLDVKYAPKGVQVKATPGEIIRERDRLMLMCITKGSNPPVSTYNWYKDSQRLHQGQEQRLEFEAKGDEHSGSYVCEAVNEISAIRSPTLQIDIQYAPKDVHVELVTGSQIQEGNTVVLSCSCRAHPPISSYTWYRNGQHIPAQTQQELRFDKIHANQSGSYHCKPQNRVGMSESPAITVDVQYPPKEVRITLQNPQRIREGDAVMFNCFVGSSNPPVTKYTWYKDDTHYQETQESVLTFPATKERSGSYSCEAQNAIGYRQSPPVSVDVQYVRGTPAGKPSSQEGLQASDPWLQEASPDAVSAQGQEPCGDCYQIQTPVIVGLVIGDLIFTLVLIVVVYHCTKRCGKPTDNSEDQKVYMNMPGRVN, from the exons GCCACGGCTGCCCTGGGGTCACCATGAGGCGTATCATCTGGCTGCTGTTTCTACCAG GCTTCCTGTGTCAATGTGACCCACCTGTCGAGGTCCCCGAGTCCCTGATCGCTTGGACGGGGGCCTGTCTGTCCATCCCGTGCCGCTATAAATCATGTGTCGTGAACTCCATAAAGACAAAGAAATTGATCATCAGCTCCCTGACCTGGTACCTGAACCCTGTGTATGACTTTGAGAAGAAAGATTTTAGTGGCACCGTCCTGTATAAACACAACGTCGCCATCAGCCCGGCCTTTGCAGGGCATGTGAGGTTCCTGGGGGACCTGGAGAGAGATTGCAGCCTACAGCTGTCTGACCTGCGGGCCAGCGAGAACGGCTCATACGGGCTGAGACTGGTCATCTCGAACCCTAggaaacaggaggaggagaagaagtggATGACTAAGATCAGTGTGAACGTGATgg CTTCACCTCCAGCTCCTCAAATCAAAGCACCCAGCGAGCTCAGGGAGTCAATCCCGGCCCAGGCAGTTTGCTCCATAGCCTATTATTGTCCTGACTATCCCATAACCCTGACGTGGGTCGGTTTGGGGCATAGGACCTCTGAGCCCACCACAAGGACGGGCAGTGGAAGGACCGAGAACACACTGACTTTCACGCCCACCTGGCAGGACCATGGGACAAATGTAACCTGCCGGCTCAACACCCGGGCTGGGACACCGAGCTCTGACAGCAGTGTGGTGCTGGACGTGAAAT ATGCCCCTAAGGGAGTCCAGGTGAAAGCGACACCTGGAGAGATCATCCGAGAGAGGGACAGACTCATGCTGATGTGCATAACCAAGGGCAGCAACCCCCCCGTCTCCACATATAACTGGTATAAGGACTCACAGCGGCTGCACCAGGGGCAGGAACAGAGGCTGGAGTTTGAAGCCAAGGGGGACGAGCATTCCGGTTCCTATGTCTGTGAAGCCGTCAATGAAATAAGCGCAATCCGATCCCCAACGCTGCAAATAGACATCCAGT ATGCCCCAAAGGACGTGCATGTTGAACTGGTGACAGGCTCTCAGATCCAGGAAGGGAACACGGTTGTGCTCAGCTGCTCCTGCAGGGCTCATCCGCCCATCAGCAGCTACACATGGTACAGAAACGGGCAGCACATCCCAGCACAAACCCAGCAGGAGCTTCGCTTCGACAAGATCCATGCCAACCAGTCCGGTTCCTACCACTGCAAGCCTCAGAACAGAGTCGGGATGTCGGAGTCGCCGGCCATTACAGTCGACGTACAGT ATCCCCCCAAGGAGGTACGAATCACCCTCCAAAACCCCCAGCGCATCCGGGAAGGCGATGCTGTGATGTTCAATTGCTTTGTGGGCAGCAGTAACCCCCCGGTGACCAAATATACGTGGTACAAGGATGACACCCATTATCAGGAGACCCAGGAGAGCGTCCTGACCTTCCCTGCCACAAAGGAGCGGTCCGGTAGCTACAGCTGTGAGGCTCAGAACGCGATCGGCTATAGACAGTCTCCGCCTGTCTCAGTGGATGTGCAGT ATGTTCGTGGGACGCCGGCCGGGAAACCCAGCAGCCAGGAGGGATTGCAGGCCAGCGACCCCTGGCTTCAGGAGGCATCAC CAGACGCCGTCTCCGCCCAGGGACAGG AGCCGTGCGGGGATTGCTACCAGATCCAGACGCCCGTCATCGTCGGCCTGGTGATCGGAGACCTCATCTTCACCCTGGTCCTCATCGTCGTGGTGTATCACTGCACCAAACGCTGCGGCAAACCCACGGACAACAGCG